CTATAAACGCTTGATTCCCGGCTTTGAAGCACCTAGTATTCTTACTTATTCTGCACAGAATCGCAGTGCGAGCATTCGGATTCCCTATAATAGTGGAGAAAAAGCGAAGAGAATGGAATTTCGTTTCCCAGATAGCTCAAGCAACCCTTACTTAGCTTTTGCTGCACTTTTAATGGGGGGGCTAGATGGTATTATCAATCAAATAGACCCGGGCAAACCAATGGAAGTCAATCTTTTTGAGCTTACTTTAGATGAGATTCGTGAAAAAGGCATCAAGCAACTTCCACATACCCTAAGAAGTGCAATTGAAGAAATGCTTTTAGATAAGGAATTTTACAAAGTTGGGCAAGTTTTTAGTGAAGAGTTTATTCAAACCTACAAACAATATAAATTTGAAACTGAAATTTGGCCTTGGGAAGCGCGTCCGCATCCTTTTGAGTTTATCACAACTTACAGCTGCTAGATTCTATAATCTCTTGCAGTTTTTTCAAGGCGTAAAACTAGAAAAAGAGTTTTAAACTCACAAAAAATCTTTTGTGTCATTTACCCTGATTCTTTTTATTTTAAATTTGCTATAATAGCAGAATCTATTTTTTATACAGGATTTAATATGGAGTCTTCAACAATCAATCTTCTTAGCAACTATATGCCTATGGTGCAACGTTATCAATCGCAATTTTCATCTTTTAATACCTTACTTAGCAAAACAACTTTGACAGGCAAAATTAGCTCATTAGATATTGCGGAAAATCTTTTTGATTATATGGAGACGACACAAGAAAAGTTTGAGAATCTTCAAGATAGGCTTATTGAAACTATCTTAGAACAAACCTTTTTTAATTCCTATGAAGAAGCAAACACTTCTGCAAAAATCATTGCGGAAATCTTTAAGCTTTATTTTCACAATCGCCACGAAGACATCTCTACGCTCGCAGAAAGTAAATATTTACTAGATTTATGTCTAAACTTTGAATCCCACAAAGATAAAAATCCAGAACAATGCAAAGTTGCTTTAGAAACAATTGTTGCATATCTTAAAAGATTTGCTACTAGCAGCGCAGTTTATAAAGATATTATGATTTATCACAATGATGGCACACTTTTGCAAACAATTGATTTAGGCAAAAAATACGCTATTGCTTATGCTACAAAACTATCCCCTATTCTTGAAGCACGCAACATAGAAAAATATGGGGAGTTTTATCAAAAAGTTGATTTTTATGATACCAAAGAAAAAGAGAAAGAAGAAAGAACAGAATTCTTCTTCGTCATTCCTTTGCGCCAAAACAAAGAACAAGCACCTATTATGGTGCTTACTTTTGTGGTAGATGTCCAAGAAGAATTTAAAACGATTTTAGAACGTTTTCCCTATCGCTTACCACAATCTAATCTTGTGATTATTAATCAAAAAAATCATATTTTATTTTCTGATAATACGCGTATGTTTCCCAATGGACAATTGTTAAGTTTAACCGAACACAAAGATTACACTTTTTTAGAATATCGCTCTAAGGCTTGTATGGTTGCGTTGCAAGAAATCAATAACATACAAGGTTTTACAAGCATTACAGAGCAATGGCGCATTTGTAGAATCGTGCCGCTTTATGTTGCATTTGATACCAAAAAACAAACCAACCACAAAATTGACCCTCTTTTACTAGAAAATTCTTTGCTTGTTACAAAAGATTTAGACATTGTCATTGCAGAAAGTGAAAACATTAATGAAGAATTAGGAGATGTTGTTATCAATGGTGAGATTATTGCCTCAAAAAGCCATTCTTATGCACTCAATCCAATTTTAAATAATATTAGAATCTTAAGCGAAGAAATGAACACACTTTGCGTCCAATCAACGGAAGAACTACAAAAAGGAATCTATAATGCCCTCTTTAATGTGATTGACTATTATTCCAAATATTTTGCATTAATTACAGATAGCCTTTTTAGAGAATGTGTTAAAGATTCTAGATGGATAAAACATGGTATAGAATTTAAAAACTACTTAGATGAGCATATGCAAGGCAATCTTACACCTGAAACGCTTGCAAGCACCAAGACACTTTTAGAACGTTTAAAAACAAATTTTAGTAATTTTTATAACATTATCCTTTTTGACAAAGAGGGTAATACTTTACAAAACGCATTAGATGATATTCAATTCAATGCAAAAAAACTCGGAATTATTGACCGTTTCAATAGTAGCAATCTCAATAATCTCATTGTTTCTAACTATGAACCAACGGCATTCTATAACAACAAAAAAACTATTCTTTTTTATGATGCAATTAAGGGAGATAACAATAAATTCTTAGGTGGCTTGCTTTTTGTGCTAGATTTAGAAAAGATTCAAGTATTCTTGGATAATTCCCTACCTAAAGAATCTGCGATTCTTTCTGAAAAAAGTGAAATATTCAGTGTTGCATTTGATAGTGCAAAAAATATTTTAGCCACCACAAAACCAGATTTCAACTTTGAAAATTATAATTTAAGTGATACATTTGATTTCAAAAGTCTAAAAAATTTCAAAAAAATTATTCAAATTGGACAAAAACATTATTTGATTTGCAGCGAAGTCTGCGACCCTGCACAAAGTGCTTTTACAGAATATACAAAACGCTCACTCTATGTTATGATTTTTGTTGCGGTCAAAATAGAAGAGAATATGGAGCAAATTCTACAACAAACCGAATCACTAGAATCTCCAAAAGAGCAGTCCAACTAGCCATCTCCCATAAGATTCCGCTTGTGGAATCTTATCTTAGACAATAAATTAAATCAATCAATTTTCAACACAGCCAAAAATGCTTCTTGTGGGAGAGCAACTTTGCCAATTGCTTTCATACGCTTTTTTCCTTCCTTTTGCTTTTCAAGCAATTTGCGCTTACGCGTAATATCTCCTCCATAACATTTAGCAGTAACATTCTTACCCATAGATTTGACGGTTTCGCGTGCAATGATTTTATTGCCCACACTCGCCTGAATTGCTACTTCAAATAATTGCCGAGGGATAATCTCTTTCATTGCCTCTACTAACTCTTTACCCCTCTCGTAGGCTTTAGACTTTGGCACGATGATACTAAGCGCATCTACAATCTCATTTGCGACGCGAATATCAAGCTTTGCCAAATCTCCCTCTTGATAGCCAATAGGCTCATAATCAAAGCTCGCATAGCCTTTTGTGCAGGATTTTAATTTATCATAAAAATCCATTACGATTTCATTTGTCGGAATCCAATATTCTAGCAAAACACGCGTTTCTTGCAAATATTCCATTTTCTTTTGGATTCCACGTCGCTTGTTCAAAAGCGTAATCATATTACCCAAAAACTCACTCGGAACGATAATTGTAGCTCTTACATAAGGTTCTTTAATCCCTGCAATCTTTTGCTCTGGTGGCAATTCACTAGGATTTTGAATATAAACAATCTCTCCGTCTGTCTTGCTTACCTCATACACAACCGTAGGAGCAGTAGCAATCAAATCAAGCCCGAATTCGCGCTCCAATCTTTCTTTGATGACTTCCATATGCAACAAGCCCAAAAAACCTATGCGGAATCCAAACCCTAATGCAACAGAAGTTTCAGGTTCATAAGTCAAACTAGAATCGTTCAATTTTAGCTTGTCTAGTGCGTCGCGCAAATCCTCAAACTTGTCTGTATCAATCGGATAAATCCCTGCAAACACAAAAGGTTTTGCGGGTTCAAACCCAGCCACAGGCTCTTTTGTGCGCTCCTTAAAATCTGTCATTGTATCCCCTACAGCAATGTCTGTTACATTCTTAAGCCCCAAAATCACGATTCCAATCTCCCCACTTTGAATCACCTTTGTTTTTTCTTGACGCAAAGGGTGCGGATACATAAGCCCCAAAACTTCGTGATTCTTATCGCTTCCCATAATATAAAGATTCTGCCCGACCTTGATACTTCCGTCAAAAACCCTTACAAGAGCAAGTGCGCCAAGATAATTATCAAACCAAGAATCATAAATCAATGCCTTTGTGGGTGCATTAGAATCACCGCTTGGCGCAGGGATTTTCTCCACAATGCTATTGAGCAATTCTGTGATTCCAAGATTTGCCTTTGCACTCACTTGCAAAGCGTTTGTGCAATCTAGTCCAATTGTCTGTTCAATCTCATTTCTCACGCGTTCCACATTTGCCGCAGGTAAATCAATTTTATTAAGCACGGGGATAATTTCAAGATTATTTTCCAAAGCAATATAAACATTTGCGATTGTTTGCGCCTCTACTCCTTGACTTGCATCTACTACCAATAATGCGCCATCACTTGAAGCAAGAGAACGCGAAACTTCATAGCTAAAATCCACATGTCCGGGCGTATCAATCAAATTTAAAATATAATTTTCACCTTTATAATTATAGTTTAAACGCACACTTTGCGCCTTGATT
This is a stretch of genomic DNA from Helicobacter ganmani. It encodes these proteins:
- a CDS encoding cache domain-containing protein — its product is MESSTINLLSNYMPMVQRYQSQFSSFNTLLSKTTLTGKISSLDIAENLFDYMETTQEKFENLQDRLIETILEQTFFNSYEEANTSAKIIAEIFKLYFHNRHEDISTLAESKYLLDLCLNFESHKDKNPEQCKVALETIVAYLKRFATSSAVYKDIMIYHNDGTLLQTIDLGKKYAIAYATKLSPILEARNIEKYGEFYQKVDFYDTKEKEKEERTEFFFVIPLRQNKEQAPIMVLTFVVDVQEEFKTILERFPYRLPQSNLVIINQKNHILFSDNTRMFPNGQLLSLTEHKDYTFLEYRSKACMVALQEINNIQGFTSITEQWRICRIVPLYVAFDTKKQTNHKIDPLLLENSLLVTKDLDIVIAESENINEELGDVVINGEIIASKSHSYALNPILNNIRILSEEMNTLCVQSTEELQKGIYNALFNVIDYYSKYFALITDSLFRECVKDSRWIKHGIEFKNYLDEHMQGNLTPETLASTKTLLERLKTNFSNFYNIILFDKEGNTLQNALDDIQFNAKKLGIIDRFNSSNLNNLIVSNYEPTAFYNNKKTILFYDAIKGDNNKFLGGLLFVLDLEKIQVFLDNSLPKESAILSEKSEIFSVAFDSAKNILATTKPDFNFENYNLSDTFDFKSLKNFKKIIQIGQKHYLICSEVCDPAQSAFTEYTKRSLYVMIFVAVKIEENMEQILQQTESLESPKEQSN
- the lepA gene encoding translation elongation factor 4, which encodes MQKIRNFSIIAHIDHGKSTLADCLIQACGAISAREMSAQVMDTMEIEKERGITIKAQSVRLNYNYKGENYILNLIDTPGHVDFSYEVSRSLASSDGALLVVDASQGVEAQTIANVYIALENNLEIIPVLNKIDLPAANVERVRNEIEQTIGLDCTNALQVSAKANLGITELLNSIVEKIPAPSGDSNAPTKALIYDSWFDNYLGALALVRVFDGSIKVGQNLYIMGSDKNHEVLGLMYPHPLRQEKTKVIQSGEIGIVILGLKNVTDIAVGDTMTDFKERTKEPVAGFEPAKPFVFAGIYPIDTDKFEDLRDALDKLKLNDSSLTYEPETSVALGFGFRIGFLGLLHMEVIKERLEREFGLDLIATAPTVVYEVSKTDGEIVYIQNPSELPPEQKIAGIKEPYVRATIIVPSEFLGNMITLLNKRRGIQKKMEYLQETRVLLEYWIPTNEIVMDFYDKLKSCTKGYASFDYEPIGYQEGDLAKLDIRVANEIVDALSIIVPKSKAYERGKELVEAMKEIIPRQLFEVAIQASVGNKIIARETVKSMGKNVTAKCYGGDITRKRKLLEKQKEGKKRMKAIGKVALPQEAFLAVLKID